Below is a genomic region from Pseudomonas berkeleyensis.
CCGTTTCCATTACGACCTCTACCGCCATCCAGCTTTACGCTGGACAGGGAAAAAGCATCTACGCCTACACCGACGGTACCTTGAGTGAAACCGGATTCGTACAGCAGGCGCAAGCCGAGGCCGCTATCTTCACGGTAACCGCTCTTGTAACCGCTGGATTTGCTCGCGTCAGCGATGTTGCCGCCGCCGTTACGGTAGTCGCGGTTGAAGTACAGGGCACGGGTGAAAATGTTGAAGCTGCTGTCTTCAACAAAACCGTTCGACTCGGACTGGCTGGAAGCCACTGCCATTTGGCTGGTGCCCGCGGCTACTGCCAGGGCGATTACGCTCCACTTCATCACTTGCATCGTGATTGCTCCTTTGGTTTAGAAGAGTTGCGCTGCCCACTGTTTTGTTATATGGGCGGCTCTTTCTTTTTGTGTCGGCGGTAACTTATAGCACGCAGCCAATATTGGCGATAGTTGCAGTCTATTCATTGCGGCTTCGTTTATGGCTCTGTCGCATGGCCTTATGAAGAATGTCGCAAATCTGTAGTTCTGCACTTGCGTTCCGTTAATGCCGACGCCTTCGCGGTTCTGAGGTGCCTGGGACCGCTGTTATTGATCGACTGCACGGCGTGCCGAGCATTGTCGAGAGAGATAGCAAAAGTCGTGCTCAAATTCATCGGTCGCCGCTAAAACCTTGATTTTTCGGTGCGCGATCGTGCTTCGCGTGTCACCGGGGCTGGGTTTTTCAAGGGTTTGCCCGGTGTTGCTGCGTGTGATCGATACACGCCCGACGGTCGGCGATGACGCTTTGCGCGATGCCGCCAGCGGTAACGGCAGGATGCGGCTATTACGGGAAGAAACAAAATGGTGCGCGCCGGCGGTGCGAATATGCACGGGCTGCCTTGCTGTGGTGCGTGTGGCCAGGGTGAATTGTCGTCTGCAGCCACGTATGCTTCGCTCCCATCGCGTTGTGCCGGTCAGGCGCTGCGTTTGCGTGTTGGGATTGAGTGAGGAGAACCGTCATGTTCGCCCTGGATTCGCGTTTGCAGCAGGACTGTCTGCTGATCGGGGATTTTCCCCTGTGTCGTTTGTTGTTGATGAACGACTCCCATTACCCCTGGTTCATCCTCGTGCCACGCCGTGAGGAGGTCAGCGAGTTGTTTCAGCTGGATGCCGCCGATCAGCGCCAGCTCTGGCACGAAACCACACTGCTGGCCGAGACGCTCAAGGACACTTTCGCTGCCGACAAGATGAACGTGGCCACACTGGGTAACGTTGTCAGTCAGTTGCATATGCATGTCATCGTTCGTCGGCGTGACGACGCTGCCTGGCCTGCCCCCGTGTGGGGACGGCATCCGGCGCAACCTTATACGGATGCA
It encodes:
- a CDS encoding HIT family protein, with the protein product MFALDSRLQQDCLLIGDFPLCRLLLMNDSHYPWFILVPRREEVSELFQLDAADQRQLWHETTLLAETLKDTFAADKMNVATLGNVVSQLHMHVIVRRRDDAAWPAPVWGRHPAQPYTDAQVLQLKDKLRLVLTEDFQFAGEPV